The following is a genomic window from Rutidosis leptorrhynchoides isolate AG116_Rl617_1_P2 chromosome 8, CSIRO_AGI_Rlap_v1, whole genome shotgun sequence.
TTTGAGTAGTGAAACAATTCGTGCTTCAACACTctaagtgatctagacaactaaatTGGGAATTTCAAGTGAATGTGTTCTTAgtttaggttggttttcaattgacatttagtcaacatagtggtgtttgattatcttaagtgattttgatagttgaagggttctaagtgatttcaacccaatcaTAATCTCAATGACCGCTCATaattaacttgatcttagaatacaatgcttatgtgagtttgcaaagtGTGATTCGATTAAGATttggtagtgatgctaaacattgaATAGTTCAATGACTAATGCGATAGCAAATTGggtaaaacggggcaatccaaACATAGAcaggattaggtaagtgaacactacttagttaattgatttagATCTCAATATATAGTTACTTGCTACTTGTTGCTAGTTATAATTGTTAGTTTAAGTCTTGTTTatttgtgcaagttttagttgatAGTTAAAATCAAtcagcccccccccccccccccaccaccCCACCCAATCAAACAAATCCTAGAACAAATTAATAGTTTCATtattcgacttacaccgctctcttgagaCGAACTTGAAACGAATTCTTACATAAAAAGTGCTATAATAATCGGGTTTTAAGTGcgcgttagttgtgtgtgcttatttgtagtgtttgaatcttgtataaatttgagGGTAATTGATGTATTGTGCAACACGCATCACCTCTCTTATTATTTAGACCGTATTATTTACTTCTATCGAAGCTAGTAAACATTTCTCAATCAAAGCTATAGCACTTATCTTTAACTAGTTGGGCGACCTGActttgcgccggttcttcaccctTGATTAATATTAATTACGTAGCTAATTATTGAGAAagtaattatttatcatttttttattttttgttttttcaAGGAAGGACCAAAAAtaattatgtgattgatttgtaataagtgtgaaagtaattattcatcattttttgttttactTTTCATCTTGTCGAGAGAAAAGATCTAAATGCccaatcaataaagtgagacgtacatcaacgattggtacaaactatttaataaaatagaaaaaactatttatataatatatacatgtatatatatatatatatatatatatatatatatatatatatatatatatatatatatatatatatatatatatatatatatataataacaataaaacaattattaaaaaatgagttacgtagttaatttataataaggataaaagttaaacaataataaagtgaaaaattatgtgattgatttaacaataactagtttataacccgcgatttcgcgggtttttaaaataaaaaattatgAAACTTATTTTCAGagatttctagtttttaaaataaaaGATTATGAAACTTATTTTGAGAGATATCATAAATGTAATGGAATAAATAATCATTGGAAATGCCTTTAAAAAACACTtttaaaaaatgaaaataaaaataattacagtGAATTATAAttcataatattaaaaaaaaaaatgcttGTAGCGTAAATCAAACAATTAAGTACACGAAGGTTAGTTTATAATCAGCGATTTCACGGGATTTAACATACAAATGTTGTAATAAGTGATTTAATATAAATAGCTAATAGTAGAGGTTATTATTTCGTAAATAACCAGCTCCTGACCCACTCACTGGTGAAGCCGAAGATAGCTTGGGGGATAAGTAAAGATctgccatatcatcatcatcatcatccaaaaGTCGTTCAAGTTCATCCCTAACCTGCAACAAACATCAATGACCTAAGATTTTTAACATGTAATGTACCAACATTAACCGATTTACATTTTCTCAATAATCAGTCACTCCACAGCAACTTCTTACATGTTTTTTCCAAAAGGGCCGATGCAACTGATGAAAATCGGATCATAGTTTGATCATAGTCATAGTTAGAGAAAGATGGTAATTTCTCACTCCAAATAAAGATTCAAATTTGGATTTCATATAATAAATCAAACTcgttaattttttattttatttttgaaggGATACTGACCCAGTTACCCACTGAAAATGATGACATTGCAACTGATATCTCAGTAAATTTGACCATGTTGACTTTCATTGACTAAGCACATGAAAACTGGTTAACTTACTAATTACCCATTTCCAGGTTGGTCTCTTTCAATGTTTTTGCCATTCCAAAATTTCAAAAAAGACCTTGTAAGAAACGATATACGACAGGTGTGAAAGTTGAATCCTTGTTTGGAGAGATAACATAACTGCATTCCGTTAAACAGAATCACGACCAAACTATGTTACGTTTTCTTTCAATTTGTCATTTACAAATTATTTTGACTATTGAAATTCTGTTATTGTCATCCAGTCACCTTAATgttaattaattttacaaatttcCTAAAATTGTGTTTGAAGGAAGGGTTGTGAATATGTGACCATCATGTTTCCCTTCTGAACACGAGCAGTTAACCTTGTCATTGCACTTTTCAGTTTACGAACACGATCCAGATTACGACTACTAATCTGCCACACGAGATAATATGGTTAAAAATTTGTATGTATATGGCTTTCTATCAAGTATTGACAGCACATTCATGCATATGGAAAACATGAACATTTTTGCATAATAGTTTCCAAAAAAAACATGTACCTTGGAGGTAAGCTCATCCAAGGCTGGGTAAGCATCGGTTTCAAGTTCTGTGGTACGAGCAGCATGAAAGCTGCAAATGGCCTCTAAGAAGACCTCTAGTGCTCGGAATTCAAAAGGAGATTCTGCAtgcattatttatatataaatttcacTTCTTTCAAATACAAAAATATTAAATTAACTATCAGATAAATAATAAACAACATAAAACAGAGCTAAAGTTGTAAGAACAGAAACAAAGATGAAAAAATCATGTTATCATAGCATCTTCTTCACCAGTTTCATTATCATTCTGCCCACCCACTTCTCCATGATTGGCATTTACAACAGGTAACCTCCTCCTTAATTCCTCAACCACTGGTATTACATTATCATCCGAAGGATCCCGAAGCAATATCTACCCAAAAAAAATTGCAAATTAATTATAAAAGAACTCTCTTAAGGCATTCAATTATAAGAGACTTGGCTAAAAAATCTTATAAGAATAAAAGTTGGAAGTAAGATTATGAAATCCTAACCACTTCAGCAGTGATAAAAGCCTTGATATGCTGCATCGTAAAAATGATAATATCCAATAATTAAAGCATAAAGCGATAAATGAAAAAGGCAGAAAATATAAATCAATTGTATAAACTAAAATGGTGCAAGTTTGATCAAACTCAATTGAAAAATATCATCCTTATAAAAAACATATAGAAGAGAACAAACTTTCCCCTTTATAAAATATGCATTGAACTTGAAAACTCGTAGCTTTGAAGTATATGGTGAACATATTGATGTATCAATTTTGTTTGAATTAACGGCGCACTAAATCTTTACATCTTTCTCATGAAGATTAGGGTGAGTAAACAAAAAAAAAGGAAGTAGAAAAAGTGCAGTAACTTTGAATACATTCATGAGAAATTGATGTTTTAACAATCTTACTAACATCAAATTTCCTATTAATAATAAaacattaaaataataatagtaaaaagtgCAGTAACTGAAGTATGAAACCACTTCAGTTTAGGATTTACATGCTTACTAACATcaaattttccattaataataaaacatTAAGATGAAAAACTAAAATAAGAACCTGAGGTAAACAATCTTCATAAAAATACCGGCAAAAAGTGCAGGAAATATCTTTGTCTTGGCAAGATCACATGAGGCACCCACAACGATCACACTAAAATTAGTTTCTGCTAGGGTTTGAATACATACAATATATTTTTCAGTAATGGGTTTGATTACGTTCGATGAATCCAGAAATAGGAAACAATTATCCATGTGCGAACCCTAATTCACATATTTTCTGATTCATAAAGATTTCAGAAATAAATTTAATCGATCAATGTTTCGTGATCATCAGAACAGAATTGATTCGATCGATGATGAATCGGAAAATAATTGAATCGATCGATTCAACATGAGCTTGTTTTTCTGATGAAGGTGTCTGTATTGATTGGAATTTCTGATTTTGTTATATGGGAACTTGGAAGATTAACCAGCGACCCCGTATTTTTCATTAGGTACGTGACTTTGAAGGGTGTTTCTGTAACTCTACAATTGAAATTGAGAAGAGACACAACTGTTGAGTGATTAAAAAATCTAATGGTCGTTATTGAAAGATGATATTTAATCTAAGGGTTCTTTTTATTCAATTTaaattttttgaaaaatgattAGGTGAAGTTGACtttgttattatataataataatataataataataataataataataaatagttattAGATAGGAAaaattatgtggtcgatttataattaatgagaagtttaatggttaaattataaaatgtgaaaagtttgtggtaagtttataaaagctATAAAGTGAATTATTATAAAGAGTGTGTATGAATTATAAAAAAGTAAAAAGTTTGAGGTGGATTATgtagtcgatttataatgaatgagaagtttaatggttaaattataaaatgtgaaaagtttgtggtaaatTTATAAAAGGTATAAAGTGAAGTATTATAAAGAGTGTGTATGAATTATAAAAAAAAGTTTGAAACAAAGTTGTAAAGCTTATAAAAGTTACTATTCATTTGTCctataatttttagatatatagATTAATTAGTAAACTATTTTTAGCTAGTAAATATTTCTCAATCTAATGCTACTATACCCTAGTATGTAATTATAGTATGTAATTATAGGTATCCTAAATGTAAATCTACACATAAGTAAGGTTGtagttaattttatatataatacttattttagtaatgtatataatataatttacatattaactaatagacaaaagttataaattgtaccaggggcattttcgacttttcacttttttttattattaattttaactaaattacattttaccaacaaaggcccccacacttttttgaaaaattcaaatcgaccccccaaacagggggggtaaattatcaaataaccattttcataaaaaatctttaataaactccacccaaatattcaacgggtcatatcttctcgctcgcaacgagttaaatttttccgacaccatcgttaaactcgaaataattttaggaacacaatgtcactagctatatgcaaaacagacgctttttaaaaaacgctaaatatttggggtacttttcatacacgttgattttgcgttgaatttttaaaagtcgacaattccatagcgaaacgcggagatgcacatatattgttactttagaataacatttaaatctctcacgggttataccttttagttcgactcgagttgcgcttcaacgacatcatcgttagccacaaaataattttactaaacgcaataaaataaattaaaaatcgaacccccggcgagaagcgagggttcaataactagttaaaattaaaatatcagcaatttatataatataaacataaaaataaatattagctattatataaaatttgttgtggattttaatatatatatatatacatatatatatacatgtatatacatatgtatatacatgtatatatatatgtatatacatgtatgtatatatatatatatatatatatatatatatatatatatatatatatatatgtaattgtgTGTGTGTAAAATATAAATGAATAATAAACTTAAacattttttaataaaaaatatatacacaTTCTTGATTTAATATACCAAGCAAGATCAATGATAATGGTGTTCTATGATATATTAAATTCATTACTTTAATATTTCCTTTACTAATCTCAATTTCATTCCTTGATTTTAACGGAGTACCACctttttttaacattttttttggaCTATCCAGGGGACTAAACCATCCACGCGTTCATTTTTCGTAGTTGCATAATCCGCCATCAACTACTTCCTCGAAGGAAATTGTGATCAATTCGAGGGCAtaggtggttaagtccccctggaTGATCCTAACAGCTGTAAAAAAAATATGAGACAGAGAAAGTACTCCCTACGAAACAATGAATAAAGAACGTTTGTAGGTGGTGAAGTGGGCATTGATCTATTAAGCTACATGCTATGGTGTCGTGAAAGGTGATATGGTGTCGTGAAAGGAGTCGTTAACAGCCGCCAGCGAATGACAACCATCACCAGCAACCCGCCACTGGCTTCGCCAGTGGCACCTGCAACGGTAGCCATTCACGAATTTTGTGGGTCCCACTCTTTTCTTTTCTCCTTTTCTTCTTCTatctttacttccttttctttttcTCCTTTTCTTTTAATGGTGATAATGGTGATTCAAAAGATGAAGAAATATTTGTGATGTATTGCAAGAGTATTTGGGATGGGTGGGTGGGTGTCGGTGGGTGAGGGCATCAATTTGGGAAGATGAATAAATATAAGAGTACTAATTTTTCATTTATTTGAGTTtcttttattattaaatttacttaaattttattttattaataaatatatttttatttaacatTTTAAAATATTTAGTaaattattatatgtatttatttgttatataatttTAAGTTGGTTAAAGTTTGAAAAAGAGTGTAAGATAGTGAATGTTTAATGAAATGAATGTTAAAGTGTTTGTGCTGATGTGGCTCTGATATGGAGGAGAGAAGTTTAATGAAAATCAAGAACGATAAGAAATGACCTTACTTACTTTTATGAGATGTTTGACTTCTAGAGAAAGACGTTCGAAAAAAGACTTTCAAAAAATAATACATTATTTGATttgtatcattttttattattgtgTGTTTTGAAGACTTCTTGAAAAAATCAATAAAAATTGTCCCTTATTAGAGATAATACATTACTTCATCCATTTTATTACAATTGTCTATCTTATCTTATTATTTAGTGTGTTCCAAATTAATTGTCCCTTATTAGAAATAATCAATAAAAATCATTAacattcttttctttttttttaccCTTAATATTATTTTTTCTTTAACAACTAACTTTACTAAAAACTAGCAAGGAGTTAGATTAATACAAAGGATGTCATAGTCATGAATTGCAATTTAATCTACTTCAAGAACGAAACTAATAAAAAGTTGAAATTTTTTAAAGCAATATCATTTATTAATCATGATATATTAAGATTATTACGAACATAAGCATTAAGCAGCCATGCGATATATGCAATGATGCATACAACAATGAACTACATGAAGCTTAGATAGTTTTATATAATATGGAATAGAATAGCAGCATTCACAATTACACGAATAGTCTTAGTAGCAGCAAAGTTTTTACAACAAAATGAACTGCCATTTACTACCCATCTCTTACCCTTGCAGGTGAGAATGCAGAACCCAGTTACAGAGGGTGTAAAAGACGAAATATAATCATACATATTACCTCTTCTTAGATTCAAGGTACCATAAATACCATCGTTTCGATACCTCCATAAATTTCTAAACATTTTTTTTTAGGGACAATTATTATGGGAAGAAGAGAGTACTTGATTTCTATATTTCATATTGTTGTGTATTTCAGGATGATATTAGGATATTATATGGGAttgggtatgttgttgttgttgtattaggatATTATATGGGTACAATTTAAGACTGTGATATACGGGTGCAATATGAACCTATGAATTGGTCATTATGCAACTGGTCTTAATTTATATGCAGATGTTGTTTTCATTAGTCTTCTAAGTTTCGGTGACTTGTTATTCAATTATATCGGTGTTATATTTTAATTTTGTTATAATTTCTCATCT
Proteins encoded in this region:
- the LOC139863378 gene encoding magnesium transporter MRS2-2-like, whose translation is MQHIKAFITAEVILLRDPSDDNVIPVVEELRRRLPVVNANHGEVGGQNDNETGEEDSPFEFRALEVFLEAICSFHAARTTELETDAYPALDELTSKISSRNLDRVRKLKSAMTRLTARVQKGNMMVRDELERLLDDDDDDMADLYLSPKLSSASPVSGSGAGYLRNNNLYY